In the genome of Hallerella porci, one region contains:
- a CDS encoding ABC transporter permease subunit yields MKIIFHVMRHELRQILREPKFLLPFFFPPFLLICSQFFILENASSETIPFTMLLCALLLSPMAVPLASDSFAGERERGSLELLQLLPGNSSFIFYGKLLALIPIPLFFLLLSETIFAGMLSGNAFSFWIKSVWAGFCMTILFSSIALFVSLSVKTTRAANQISLLFFFAIFILFQFFAERYFSIDFASLGLSIFTFVACAILTRIAYRKFRSDL; encoded by the coding sequence ATGAAAATTATTTTTCATGTAATGCGTCACGAACTGCGGCAAATTCTTCGCGAGCCCAAATTTCTGTTGCCTTTTTTCTTTCCTCCGTTTCTGTTAATTTGTTCGCAATTTTTCATTCTCGAAAATGCTTCGTCCGAGACGATTCCGTTTACGATGCTTCTTTGTGCGCTCTTGCTTTCGCCGATGGCGGTGCCGCTTGCTTCGGATAGTTTTGCGGGGGAACGTGAACGCGGCTCTCTCGAACTTTTGCAGCTTCTTCCGGGAAATTCATCTTTCATTTTTTACGGAAAATTGCTGGCGTTAATTCCAATTCCGCTCTTTTTCTTGCTGCTTTCCGAGACGATTTTTGCGGGAATGCTTTCGGGAAATGCATTCTCATTTTGGATAAAATCCGTTTGGGCGGGATTTTGCATGACGATTCTTTTTTCGTCGATTGCGCTTTTCGTTTCGCTCTCTGTGAAAACGACCCGCGCAGCAAATCAAATTTCGCTTCTTTTTTTCTTCGCCATTTTTATTTTATTTCAATTCTTCGCCGAACGCTATTTTTCAATCGACTTTGCTTCGCTTGGACTCAGCATTTTCACATTTGTCGCCTGCGCTATTTTAACGCGAATTGCTTATCGAAAATTTCGAAGCGATTTATAA
- a CDS encoding ABC transporter ATP-binding protein, with translation MLLHFLHLSFAYAASAPLVLDDVDFSISRGESFALLGPNGAGKTTLLRILCGRLLAKQGCVEIAPPLQLSNGLLDLSQCGILLENPGIYPRLSIAEYLQFFAAFYAMKNSEVKSQMTHLASALGLVNLSQKMGTLSMGMRQKVQILRALLPRPQLLLLDEPVANLDPESREAVWNLLGEWKRECGGTLIVSSHILSEMENFADSFGILFRGKLLAHKKREELCSDEMNVCVKIPAGESAESFCKKMQCEGISPEEILHIEKARTPLENFYRQCIQREKGSV, from the coding sequence GTGCTTCTTCATTTTTTGCATTTGAGTTTTGCTTATGCAGCGTCTGCGCCACTCGTTTTAGATGACGTGGATTTTTCCATTTCTCGCGGAGAATCGTTTGCGTTACTCGGGCCGAATGGTGCGGGAAAAACGACTCTTTTGCGAATTCTTTGCGGACGACTTTTGGCAAAGCAAGGATGCGTTGAAATTGCGCCGCCTTTGCAATTATCAAATGGACTTTTAGACCTTTCTCAATGCGGAATTCTTTTAGAAAATCCGGGAATTTATCCGCGGCTTTCGATAGCAGAATATTTGCAATTTTTCGCAGCATTTTATGCGATGAAAAATTCCGAAGTCAAATCGCAGATGACGCATCTCGCTTCTGCGCTCGGACTTGTCAATCTTTCGCAAAAAATGGGAACTCTCTCGATGGGAATGCGGCAAAAGGTGCAAATTTTGCGGGCGCTTTTACCGCGTCCGCAGTTGCTCCTTCTCGATGAACCCGTCGCCAATCTCGACCCAGAATCGCGCGAAGCGGTTTGGAATTTACTCGGCGAATGGAAAAGGGAATGCGGCGGCACGCTAATCGTGAGTTCGCACATCCTTTCGGAAATGGAAAATTTTGCGGATTCTTTTGGAATCCTTTTCCGCGGAAAATTGCTCGCACACAAAAAAAGAGAAGAACTTTGCTCGGACGAAATGAATGTCTGCGTGAAAATTCCAGCGGGGGAATCGGCTGAAAGTTTCTGCAAAAAAATGCAGTGCGAAGGCATTTCGCCCGAAGAAATTTTGCACATCGAAAAAGCGCGGACTCCGCTTGAAAATTTTTACCGTCAATGCATTCAACGAGAAAAAGGCAGCGTGTAA